A single genomic interval of Streptomyces graminofaciens harbors:
- a CDS encoding LysR substrate-binding domain-containing protein, with protein sequence MLDIRRLHMLKTVAARGSISAAAQSLALSAGAVSQQLSVLRQDVGVDLLRPDGRTVALTEAGRVLLEHADRILAAVQEAESAVAAVKGTVGATATLAALPSTVARIVAPALTALGSHHPQLTLTCLVTDQAQLRELTLGTVDVVLGQRYHQLPDATPRGIEVSPLLDDPLLVVTAADQTEERPPVALRELATHSLAVPPPTTDCGQAILHACHQAGFTPTTRYITADIAAQLALARAGLATALVPRTAIDPATPGIRAVPIEDRPILRLLFAATRRSETANPTTTAVIAALRTAAQQGRTTHLPPA encoded by the coding sequence ATGCTGGATATCCGCCGTCTGCACATGCTCAAGACCGTCGCCGCCCGAGGCTCCATCTCCGCGGCCGCCCAGTCGCTGGCGCTGTCCGCAGGTGCCGTGTCCCAGCAGCTGTCCGTGCTGCGGCAGGACGTGGGAGTCGATCTGCTGCGCCCCGACGGGCGGACCGTGGCACTGACAGAGGCGGGCCGGGTGCTCCTCGAACACGCCGACCGGATCCTCGCCGCCGTGCAGGAGGCCGAGAGCGCCGTCGCGGCGGTCAAGGGCACGGTCGGCGCCACCGCCACCCTCGCCGCGTTGCCCTCGACCGTCGCCCGGATCGTGGCCCCCGCACTGACCGCGCTGGGCTCACACCACCCGCAGCTCACCCTGACCTGCCTCGTCACCGACCAGGCACAACTGCGCGAACTCACCCTCGGCACCGTCGATGTGGTGCTCGGACAGCGGTATCACCAGCTGCCCGATGCCACACCCCGGGGCATCGAGGTCTCCCCGCTGCTCGACGATCCGCTGCTCGTCGTCACCGCGGCCGACCAAACCGAGGAGCGGCCGCCCGTCGCGCTGCGGGAACTGGCCACGCACAGCCTCGCCGTACCGCCGCCGACCACGGACTGCGGACAGGCCATCCTGCACGCCTGCCACCAGGCCGGCTTCACACCCACGACGCGCTACATCACCGCCGACATCGCTGCCCAGCTCGCCCTCGCACGGGCCGGCCTCGCCACCGCGCTCGTCCCCCGGACGGCCATCGACCCGGCCACACCCGGAATCCGCGCGGTGCCCATCGAGGACCGCCCGATCCTGCGCCTGCTGTTCGCCGCGACGCGTCGCAGCGAGACCGCGAACCCGACGACCACGGCCGTCATCGCAGCGCTGCGTACAGCCGCGCAGCAGGGTCGTACCACGCACCTTCCGCCGGCCTAG
- a CDS encoding MFS transporter: MTSTDSVTTEISPRYQAQRRVLTVLVTAQVLSGAGLAAGITVGALLAQDMLGSTGLAGLPSALFTAGSAVAAVAVGRISQARGRRPGLAAGYLAGAVGGGGVIAAAVADNPVLLFLALFVYGAGSATNLQARYAGADLAAPAHRGRAVSTVLVATTLGGVAGPNLTSLTGDLAHTFGIPRLAGPFLLATVAYVAAAFVLAIWLRPDPLLLARTLETEQAIGSSITSGDEVAPAQGRSTGVVLGALIMVLTQLVMVAIMTMTPVHMQDHGHTTTASGLVIAVHVAAMFLPSPVTGRLADRYGRIKVAVASGITLLAAGILAATAPADSVALLAVALALLGLGWNLGLVAGTAIITDTVPLATRAKTQGMVDVSIAIAGATGGLASGLVVAAVGYPVLALTGGILALAFLPVIAATASRR, encoded by the coding sequence TTGACGAGCACTGACTCCGTCACGACCGAGATATCCCCGCGTTACCAGGCACAGCGACGCGTCCTGACCGTCCTGGTCACCGCCCAGGTCCTCAGCGGCGCCGGCCTCGCCGCCGGCATCACCGTCGGCGCCCTGCTGGCACAGGACATGCTCGGCTCCACCGGCCTGGCCGGACTGCCCAGCGCCTTGTTCACCGCGGGATCCGCCGTCGCCGCCGTCGCCGTCGGCCGCATCTCCCAGGCCCGAGGCCGCCGCCCAGGCCTTGCCGCCGGATACCTGGCGGGAGCCGTCGGCGGAGGCGGTGTCATCGCCGCCGCCGTCGCGGACAACCCTGTCCTGCTCTTCCTCGCGCTGTTCGTCTACGGCGCAGGCAGCGCCACCAACCTCCAAGCCCGCTACGCAGGCGCCGACCTGGCCGCCCCCGCCCACCGCGGACGCGCCGTCTCCACCGTCCTGGTCGCCACCACCCTCGGCGGCGTCGCAGGTCCCAACCTCACCTCACTCACCGGCGACCTCGCCCACACCTTCGGCATCCCCCGCCTGGCCGGCCCGTTCCTCCTGGCCACCGTCGCCTACGTGGCCGCCGCCTTTGTCCTGGCGATCTGGCTGCGCCCCGACCCCCTGCTCCTCGCCCGGACCCTCGAAACCGAGCAGGCCATCGGCAGCAGCATCACCAGCGGGGACGAGGTCGCTCCGGCCCAGGGACGGAGCACCGGAGTCGTCCTGGGCGCGCTGATCATGGTCCTCACCCAGCTCGTCATGGTCGCGATCATGACGATGACGCCCGTCCACATGCAGGACCACGGCCACACCACCACTGCCTCCGGCCTCGTCATCGCCGTCCACGTGGCCGCGATGTTCCTGCCCTCGCCCGTGACCGGACGACTCGCCGACCGCTACGGCCGCATCAAGGTCGCCGTCGCCTCCGGTATCACCCTCCTGGCCGCGGGCATCCTCGCCGCCACCGCACCCGCCGACTCCGTCGCCCTGCTCGCCGTTGCCCTCGCCCTGCTCGGCCTGGGCTGGAACCTCGGCCTCGTGGCCGGCACCGCGATCATCACCGACACCGTGCCGTTGGCCACCCGTGCCAAGACCCAGGGCATGGTCGACGTCTCGATCGCGATCGCAGGTGCCACCGGGGGCCTGGCCTCCGGCCTCGTCGTGGCCGCCGTCGGCTACCCCGTCCTCGCCCTCACCGGCGGCATCCTCGCCCTCGCTTTTCTACCCGTCATCGCCGCCACCGCAAGCCGCCGATGA
- a CDS encoding NIPSNAP family protein yields the protein MITIHLKYEIDADKLDDFEEYGRRWIRLVNRFGGTHHGYFLPSEGDSDIAYALFSFPSLAVYEQYRTDSMSDSECQEAFQLARDTRCIKRYERRFLRPLDGLS from the coding sequence GTGATCACCATTCATCTGAAGTATGAGATTGACGCCGACAAGCTTGACGATTTCGAGGAATACGGTCGCCGCTGGATCCGGCTCGTCAACCGTTTCGGCGGGACGCACCACGGCTACTTTCTGCCGAGTGAGGGCGACAGCGACATCGCCTATGCCCTCTTCTCCTTTCCCAGCCTGGCCGTGTACGAGCAGTACCGCACGGACAGCATGTCCGACTCGGAGTGCCAGGAGGCATTCCAACTGGCCCGTGACACCCGCTGCATCAAGCGATACGAGCGCCGCTTCCTCCGGCCGCTCGACGGCCTGTCCTAG
- a CDS encoding RICIN domain-containing protein, with the protein MASRVGGHRADGGARGDRPKHRGRRLLARRGFWAGLAMVVVAGSAVVVNQASAQQKTLDLKKWYVLVNRNSGKVLDDRGSAKNDGAAVVQWSRHGGANQQWRFVDSGDGYYRLQNRTSGKVLDDFGWSKTAGSAIVQWKDLNATNQQFKLAKSSDGYVRLVNRFSGMAVGVKNATKANGGDIVQNRDRGGANQQWKLVAAGSAGGTGNPGNSGSTPAPGGSAPASQAPSGTHPASPPASPAATNGSSTARFMGSDKVFIGGSMTDASANAAPFDVRYAYIHSQPAPTSAAYTASRCKDEWSGWWGCWGGSSTAPGNQVTWQDSVAAKATYQGKSRPQKYLWTWYSLRDLGDMAGEGDGPGEVKAINRRDLLTMYLNDYRFFLQKIGKSHDMIDLEPDFWGFARSLGNLHQVPSQVSGANPTDCGSQENSAAGLAQCLIHMAHKYAPNAAVGLHLSCFDWESNLQKCVKDYADLGAKNADFLVTDVSDRDAGWYAQPAHGGRDTFWTDQKAAASLKFWKTMAESVGKPVVLWQIPVGNMAGNNTPGHFKDDKVDWLFAHMDQVANAHIAGLLFGAGWTEQTTPETDGGNLIRKTIAYHNSGGTALK; encoded by the coding sequence ATGGCGTCCCGCGTCGGCGGCCACCGTGCCGACGGCGGCGCGCGCGGTGACCGCCCGAAGCATCGTGGTCGTCGGTTGCTCGCGCGTCGGGGTTTCTGGGCGGGTCTCGCCATGGTGGTCGTGGCCGGCTCGGCTGTCGTGGTCAACCAGGCTTCGGCGCAGCAGAAAACCCTGGATCTGAAGAAGTGGTACGTGCTGGTCAACCGCAACAGCGGCAAGGTGCTGGACGACCGCGGCTCCGCCAAGAACGACGGCGCGGCGGTGGTGCAGTGGAGCCGTCACGGCGGGGCCAACCAGCAGTGGCGGTTCGTCGACTCGGGTGACGGGTACTACCGGCTGCAGAACCGGACCTCCGGCAAGGTGCTGGACGACTTCGGCTGGTCGAAGACCGCCGGCTCCGCCATCGTGCAGTGGAAAGACCTGAACGCCACCAACCAGCAGTTCAAACTGGCCAAGTCGTCGGACGGCTACGTGCGTTTGGTCAATCGCTTCAGTGGCATGGCTGTCGGTGTCAAGAACGCCACCAAGGCCAACGGGGGCGACATCGTCCAGAACCGCGACCGGGGCGGCGCCAACCAGCAGTGGAAGCTCGTCGCGGCCGGTAGCGCCGGCGGCACCGGGAACCCGGGGAACTCCGGCAGCACGCCCGCGCCCGGCGGCAGCGCTCCGGCGAGCCAGGCTCCGAGCGGCACCCACCCGGCGTCGCCGCCGGCGTCTCCGGCCGCCACCAACGGCAGCTCGACGGCACGTTTCATGGGCAGCGACAAGGTGTTCATCGGCGGTTCGATGACTGACGCCTCGGCGAACGCCGCGCCGTTCGACGTGCGCTACGCCTATATACACAGCCAGCCCGCGCCCACGTCGGCCGCCTATACTGCGTCGCGTTGCAAGGATGAGTGGTCGGGCTGGTGGGGCTGCTGGGGCGGCAGCAGCACGGCGCCCGGAAACCAGGTGACCTGGCAGGACAGCGTGGCGGCCAAGGCGACGTACCAGGGCAAGTCGCGACCGCAGAAGTATCTTTGGACCTGGTACTCGTTGCGCGACCTCGGGGACATGGCAGGCGAGGGTGACGGCCCGGGCGAGGTCAAGGCCATCAACAGGCGTGACCTGCTCACCATGTACCTGAACGACTACCGGTTCTTCCTCCAGAAGATCGGCAAGTCCCACGACATGATCGATCTGGAGCCCGACTTCTGGGGCTTCGCCCGGTCGCTCGGCAATCTGCACCAGGTTCCCTCGCAGGTCTCGGGCGCCAACCCGACGGACTGCGGATCGCAGGAGAACAGCGCCGCCGGACTCGCCCAGTGCCTGATTCACATGGCGCACAAGTACGCGCCGAACGCCGCCGTGGGGCTGCACCTCTCCTGCTTCGACTGGGAGAGCAACCTCCAGAAGTGCGTCAAGGACTACGCGGACCTCGGGGCGAAGAACGCCGACTTCCTGGTCACCGATGTGTCGGACCGCGACGCGGGCTGGTACGCACAGCCGGCCCACGGCGGCCGTGACACCTTCTGGACCGACCAGAAGGCCGCCGCCTCGCTGAAGTTCTGGAAGACGATGGCCGAGTCCGTGGGCAAGCCGGTGGTCCTGTGGCAGATCCCGGTGGGCAACATGGCGGGGAACAACACTCCCGGCCACTTCAAGGACGACAAGGTGGACTGGCTCTTCGCCCACATGGACCAGGTGGCGAACGCCCACATCGCCGGCCTGCTGTTCGGTGCGGGGTGGACGGAGCAGACGACGCCTGAGACCGATGGCGGAAACCTGATCCGCAAGACGATCGCGTATCACAACTCGGGTGGTACAGCACTCAAGTAG
- a CDS encoding SCO6745 family protein, with amino-acid sequence MGDLRRMEIFDCMTAVARPIHDFGDEFMSSEATSAVGLRAGFPPGRGFYCRGRFGVLGEASVPVVQAVQGFLGPNLVTAGWLAGKPVMPAEEAAARYAQAVRTWGRTNIPADVDVEHFNHLAQQLIDAADADALPLFAGWREQPCPADDPVGAAMQRIHVLREHRSACHLAAVRLSGLGAREAMVINLGVEQATHYGWHDPQPVAATLIPRWRRAEQLTDELQAPLYATLGDRQRTEFAQLVNALTASPTP; translated from the coding sequence GTGGGTGATCTTCGCCGCATGGAAATCTTCGATTGCATGACCGCGGTTGCCCGGCCCATCCACGATTTCGGTGACGAGTTCATGTCCAGCGAGGCGACCTCCGCCGTGGGCCTGCGTGCCGGCTTTCCCCCAGGGCGCGGCTTCTACTGTCGCGGCCGGTTCGGGGTACTCGGCGAGGCGTCAGTCCCGGTGGTCCAAGCAGTACAGGGCTTCCTCGGCCCCAACCTGGTTACCGCGGGCTGGCTGGCGGGAAAGCCCGTGATGCCGGCGGAGGAAGCCGCCGCCCGCTACGCACAGGCCGTCCGGACGTGGGGGCGCACCAACATCCCCGCCGACGTCGACGTGGAGCACTTCAACCACTTGGCACAGCAGCTGATCGACGCCGCCGACGCCGACGCACTGCCTCTGTTCGCCGGCTGGCGCGAGCAGCCCTGCCCTGCCGACGACCCGGTCGGTGCGGCCATGCAGCGCATACACGTACTGCGGGAACACCGTAGCGCCTGCCATCTGGCGGCGGTGCGCCTGAGCGGGCTGGGCGCCCGAGAGGCAATGGTCATCAACCTCGGCGTCGAGCAGGCGACCCACTACGGCTGGCACGACCCACAACCCGTTGCTGCAACCCTGATCCCCCGATGGCGGCGTGCCGAGCAACTCACCGATGAGCTGCAGGCGCCGCTCTACGCCACACTGGGCGACCGGCAACGTACCGAATTCGCCCAGCTCGTCAACGCGTTGACCGCCTCCCCGACCCCGTGA